TCGTTTCTGTTTCAAGCTCTCATTCAGGTCCACCTGCCAATTCGTAGATAAAGTAGGCGCTGAAAAACTTGATTGAGGTTGCATGACAATACGCATCGCCTGTGCTTCGAATGCAAGTTCCTTTGGATCGTCACCAGCGGGAGCTGGTACTTTTCTCCTAAGAGCGACATAGTTTTCCTCATTTGGAGCTGACTTCATGTACTGGTATAACCAATGTGCTGATTCTTCAGGCTCTTGCAAGGATGGGAGATCTACAGTTACTACAGGGAATTCTGGGTCTTCATGCATGAGTGTCAAGCCAAAAGATCCAGCTGGAGCCATCATGGGGTCTACTACATCCACATCCATGACAGAGTGAGCTCCTCTTGTGATAACCCACAGTCTTGGTTTAGGTTTAGTATCGTGCCTGCTGACTGCTCGGTAAAGGCTTATAGGAGAGAGAGCAGTCATCGTCTGTGATTCCTCAAAACTCTGCTTGCTGATACCTCCAATTGATCCAAACTGTTTTACATCTAATGTAGAAAGGAGGATTAGGTCAGTAACCATACCAAGAGAACGCAGTACTCGCCGGAATCTTTCGTCGCAGTCAATGAGTATACGTGGATCTAAGACACTGACCACACTCTCAACCTCCATGCGACGTTTCAGTTCCATAGAAACACCTTGCTTAtccttgatgatgatgattgctcCTGGAGCTTCGGATCCTATTGCACTGAGTGGTCTGGTCGGTGGTTGTACCTTTTGTGGAACACGAAGCGCACTATCATCAACCTCAATATGGAATGGTACCCACTCTCTCCTCCACAACTGAACTCTTTCTTCAGGTTCATTAGAATGAACATTCTCAAACATCATACTATCAACTTGTGCGAAAACTCGCTGGTTTGTAGCATCAGCAACGACAGCATCGCCATAGGTCACACCATTCTctttggtcatttttacatgGAATGCCATTTGAGTAGGAGCTTTGCCCTTCACGTGTACCTTCCGAACAGAGCGTGGAACTTGGAACCAGGTTCGAAAGTTTGAGTTTGCCGTTCGTGCTTTCTCCTGTTCCTGAAACATCTGACAGATACCAAATCCCTGGAAAACGCTGTCAAATAGGGCAGGATGGAAGTTGTACAGCTTGAATTCTCTCTCTAGTGCCTCTGGCACCGAAGCATACAAGAGCGCTTCATTGTAGTCATGACTGAAGTAAGCAGTGTTGATGCACTTGAACGTTTCCCCAAGATGAAAGCCACCTCTCCATAGTCTGGCATAGAACTCCTGTTGATCTGTCTCGTATGGACATTTTCTCCTGATGTCATCTGTTGCTAGCTTCACGGAATGGAACCCTTCTTCGATTTGATGAATTGAGCTGCGTACTTTGCCAGGTGCATCGATTGATGACTTGCTATGTAGAGTCCAGCTGCGATCTGTTTGGTTAAAGCTTCGTAGAGCGAACAGAGCTTCTCGTGATCTTGTCTCGAGGCTGATTTCTAGGACACCCTCAAGTTCTGAAGCAAAAACAAATCTGTCAAACTTCACATCCCTCAGTGTCACAACATCGGAATCAGGGTAAACCTCTCTTGCCGCAGCAAGCATGGTTTCTGTGTGTGCTGCTGCTGGGATGACGATGTTACCTTGAAGCTTGTGATCGCGGAGCCATGGTACAGTCGATTTGGAGAATTTAGAACGCCATACTTTAGGAGAATTCTCACCACTAAAGTGTGACAGATGCTGTTGTTTACCCAAGAGTGGATGACATTGGATAGGGAACCTAAACATCTTGTGACTCTTCTTTGTGGTTGCAGAACATAGGACACGTTGCCATGGGTAGCTCGGAAGTGACATCACTTTGTAAGGACCATCTTGGAAGAGATGATGAAGGTCAAATGGATAACCTTCAACATGGAGTTTGGCCATTGAGCGAAGGAGGTTCACCCTGTCATCAGCAACCTCTCGAGTATCAGATGGTCTCCTAAGCGAACCTGTTACAAACACATTGCTGTTGTTCATCACTGATGTTCCAAGAGTGTCCCTTATAGCGGGGGATAGCACAGGGTGTGGACTTATTTCGAGGAAGCAATTGTAACCGTCCTGAAGAAGCTTCTCGATTGCCATCTTGAACTGCACAGGTTGTCGGACATTCTTCCACCAGTATGCTGCGCTATTGACCTGATCCCTATCAAGGTATTGGTTTGAAACAGTTGATATCAAGGGAACAACAGGGATCATATTGAAGTTCTCCCTAGCTGCTGCTGCATCGAGGAACTTTACCTTCTTCAAGAAGTCCTTCCTGATCTCTTCTTGTTGATAACTGTGGAAAGCATTGTTGACCTTCAGCGTCACGCACCTGATCCCTTCCCGTCTCAGGTTCTCAGAGAATGCAGCAAGTGATTCCTTGTCACCCGAAAGCACAATCTGACTGGGGCTGTTGATTGCTGCCACATCGATCACACTAACATACTCGCTACTTTCTAACCTCGTTTGAATTTCTTCTGCTGAGTGTAAAATAGCGACCATGCTTCCCATACCACTTGTCTTCCTGAGCTGTCTTCCTCTCGTGTAGATCAATCGGATCGCATCTTCTAAGGCCAAGAGACCAGCGGCATGAGCTGCTGCTACCTCACCAACGCTGTGACCTACGATGGCATCTGGAGTGATGCCACGGATGCGATAGAACTCGGCCAGGCCGATTTGGACGGCGCAGATGCACGGCTGTGCGATTTCTggacgagaaaaaaaaagatatataaaaaaatcactggAACACCTAATGTATTGAATACCCTAATCACATAACGTTCCGTTTAGTAGATTATCATGCAATTTTCCCTATATTTTcctattttatatttcatttagctatgatttattaatttataataACTTCAGAAAAGCTggatttaaatctaaatcttggagattagaataaaaaaggctgaaacattacaatttaaatcttttgagatttacaAATAAATCTTTTAATTGGAATCAAATCAAATCCACAGTTCGACTGATTATTACCCACACCCAATCAGGATTCATTTTAAATCCCGAGTAATAGTCTATATTTGTATGGGTACTTGATAACATTAAATCATATGACTACGTAATACATATGATGCGTATTTGATAACAAATAAACAATTCTATAACATTACTGTAAGTTGAATTCATCTGAACCGATTCTAAATAAATTCAGATCTACTGTTAATAGGGACCAATCAGATTTTATTTGAAATCTGAAGATGTATGTTTTTTATCTAATCTCAGATAGTTTAAATCCAAATTGCTCTTCGatttaaaaatagattttagATATTCATATACAATCCAGTGTAtcttgattgatttgatttttaatccATGCCATTTGGGGTGAATATATTTGCAGTCTGTTACCTGTCTGGTTGATTTTCTCTCGATCTGCTTCCTTTGTGAGTAGATGAATCAGAGACCATTTAGCTCCACACTTCAAGAGGATCTTATCAATGCGCTATACAAAACAgaaatagtaataaaaaatgaaagaaatataagtatcatttatttttttcatattcaagtGAATCTACGTTAACGTGAGTTGATTCAATTGAAATACAAATCATTATTAAATATTATCGTCATCACAaatattgataacaaaataaaaacaaatattagtATGATATTTCTTCATATGCAAGTGTACTTGCACCATATTATGTGAGATGCCACATCATAAATCGGTAGTAAAGAGCCAAATATTTATGGGGGCCAGACATGGAGTATGGGGGCAAAATTCGACAAAATTGCTAGCGAGCGAAGTGGGCTAGAAATCATGTTCATACAAAAATCGATTTGGGAATAGATTTTAATATAATGATATCCCAAAAgaaagatatcatatttcaaccttttcattgcattttctttccctttcccccttttttttcggTATAGAAACATTTTTGGGGTCCCAAAGCCCCTCTCCCATCTATTATACGCCAGTAATATAAATTATCAAGCGTCTTGAAAAATCTTATAAACGAATAACAGTAGTCAATTTACACAGTAAATTATGACTgattgccaaataaaaacacattaagagcagaagaagaagaatagacCGGAAATCTGATGACAGAGGAACCCGTTTCTTAAAGTAGATCATTAAGATTTGATCACTTGTAGACAGACACCTGTCAATATATCGGATCTTGAATGACATGACATGTGCTCTTCGACACGGTTGGTGGGAGGGGCGATCTTCCAATACAGTGGCGAGGGCACAAAGAATTCCTTTcctttactttttaaaaatgaaactaCCTACTTTATTAGGGAAAGGGTGAGTGGGGTCGGATTCCTTTTCTAAAATTCCAACATATTCAATTGGTTGGAGAGCTGGCactaaattgaattattatgcTACTTTTTTGTCGCCGAGAGCAGTAGCAATTATTCACAGACAgaattgtcttttttctttggggggggggggggggtaggggaggGGGTCTTTATCGcagttcctttttttttactcctgaaaaatcatatttataaaaagtaagACCAAACGACCTTATCTATCTTGTAGGGTCGATGCACATATATTAAATGCGATTAATGTTAAACTGGTCATGACTTCCTGTGTTAAAAGTCTTGAACTCCCCGATACTGAAATCTTCCTTAACCCCTATAACCTCGCGATAACCAACCAATTACATTACTACATGAACGTTATGAACATGAAGCCCGTCAAAGGTCATGGGGGCAGATAAGGAATGTGCCTCCCTTTTTGAGTAccttatatatttgttttttgctATAAATATCCAAACGGGGAAAATGATTCTCGTGAGTTATGATAAACATTATGttctttattttgcttgttatTTTGTTCAGTGCCCCACCCCTTTAGGTAAATCATGGATACGCCTCTGAAGATTAATGTGATGTTCTTGACAGCATTTCAtgaattttcactgacaaatgttataagctactaaaatgcTTGCATCTCATTCGCTGGGAGCAAAattttcagtgaaaatcaccgacAAATGAAACGCACCCATGGTATTGAGTGATGATCGGGGTAGCAGAACATGCCAGCATGGCTTCCGTTTAGACAGCGATATTACAGGTGAAGAGAGATAGGAGAGACAGAAATAGATTCTTAAAATCTCAGGAGACTTTGGGGGTAACCTGCCAACGTGGCGTACCGGTTACTACCGGTAAAAACCTGCACTCAGACCTTTCCATTTGTCTACTTTCaaccattttgaaaatttaatgaagattttttcttcttcagatGATCACATTAATTCATTGAATTCCGTGGTCACCTTCCTTCTTCTGATTCTTTGTtgtgcgcgtgtgtgtgtgtgtttaataaaacacattttactCGTTTAATTTAATGTTAAGACATATCAACTAAATTTTGTAGTATTGTCATTTATGTATTATGCGTGTATTTACTAAACATCTTTACCTCTTTTTTGCATAAAATCTCTATTATGTACTTAATAATTACTTATTCGATTTTACTAAGTTAAAACAAAGTAGTTCTATCTACCACCTCCtattctataaaattattttggacCTTGCCCCATTCACACACATCTTGTACCAAGTTGATTCGTGTGAAAATGTCAAGGAAGATAAGGTATGGAATAATATAGATGAAAAAATTAGTTGCTGATATTGGTTAAAACCATGCTATCcatttaattttgatgaaaaaagagATGGCATATTGGGTTAAAGTAATACCTTGATGATGTTTCTGAAATGGATTTCATCGTCCATGAGTTGTCTGGCCATTGCCCACCACTGCGATCCCATTCCAGAGAAGACAAAAACCAATCGATGAACAGACAGGTGTGCCTCTGGAGCTTTTCCTTCAATGACATTGTAGGACACCCTTGGATCTTGGTCTAGCTTCAATCGCACTTGTTCCGTTGCATCTCTTGGTGATCTTGCGATGATACCCATTCGAAACTGATGGTGTGTGCACCGAACAGCTGCAGTATACAAGGCATTGTTGTAAGATCTTGTGTCATTCCCGATCACTTCACTAAGGTAATTTCCCCATTCTTCCAGATGTTGCTTGAGGGCGTCCTTGCTAGCAGCCGACACAAACAGAATCGACGGTTTCCCAGAGTCTCTTTCATTTGAACCGTGATGTGAGTACGAACGTTCATTCCGGCTATTTCCTTGCTGATATCCTTCAAGTACAATGTGGGCATTGGCTCCACCGAACCCAAAAGAGCTACACCCCACAAGCCTCTTCGTAGACTTTGGCCATCGCGTTAGTTCACCAGGGACTCGAATGTTCAGATTTTCAAAATCTACACTTTCATTCCCTGATCTAAAGTGAACCACCTTTGGAATCTGTTCATGATACAAACACAACGCTGACTTGATAACACCAGCGATACCAGCCGCACCTTCTGAATGTCCAAAGTTCGATTTCACAGATCCTATATAAAGTGGCGGTTGTTCTACTTTACGATTCAGTCCCATGGCTTCTCCTATAGCACTAGCTTCGGTGCGGTCACCAATCTGTGTACCTGTTCCATGTGCTTCTACATAAACCACTTCCTCAGGAGAAGTGTTAGCATTCTTATAGGCAGTTTCAATAAGTGATACCTGTCCATCGTAGCTTGGTAATGCAATACCAGGGGTACGGCCATCATTGGCGATAGCTCCACCACGGATCACACCGTAGATTCTATCACCATCATCTATGGCACGTTGCAGGGGTTTAAGGATGACTGCTCCTACACCCTCACCTCGAGCGTATCCATCAGCTGACTTATCAAAGCTTTTACACTTGCCATCAGGTGACAGCATCCCAGCCTGACAAAATCCGATGCTGGTGATAGGAAGCAAGGAAACGTTGACACCACCTGCTACAGCCATTTCACATTGTCCATTCTTCAAAGCTTCACAGGCCAGATAGACGGAATACAAGGATGAAGAACAAGCCGTGTCCACAGTGAAACTTGGCCCGCGAAAATCGAACTCGTAGGAGACTCTGTTCGCCGTCATACACGAGTTGGTTCCAGAATTGGTATACTGATTGATGTTGTCATTGGGCATGCCAATGAGTACCCCATACTCACTGGCAGTCACTCCCATGTAGACACCGGTCTTAGACCCTCTTGCAGTATGAGCTGGGATTCCTGCGTCCTGGAGCGATTCCCAGACTACCTCTAACAGCATACGGATCTGAGGATCCAAGTGATTAGCTTCCTCTATTAAATGGAATGATAAGAGAACAATTGAATGATGATTCACACGTTTGATACACTACTTTAATTAACGGAATGATTATTGGAAAATTGGTTGGGCAATAGTTTGGATTTCGCACATTTTCAGTCACATATCCATGTTTTTATAATGTTTTTGAAATCAGGGCTGAGAGTgaccaaaataaattaaaagtaGCTGTTGTCAAGTTGTCAAATtggagaaaaagagaagaaccTGAAATCAGCTTTAGATGTGAACTTTCATACTCCCCAAGATGACATTATTTGACAATGTTTGCATTATTGACATTGTTCCACTGTTTTATATCCCTCTGTTACATAATTtctgaaagccccccccccctccttattatgtaaataatcattttataattttaatttcacaaaatgtaaTGACACAAAATAATTGGGAAAATGAACAAAGTGTGCTTAGCAAAATATACATTACATTTTAGAAAGAATTTCAACAATAGTTCGATGATGATTTATACTGgttcatttttaaatgatt
This is a stretch of genomic DNA from Lytechinus pictus isolate F3 Inbred unplaced genomic scaffold, Lp3.0 scaffold_19, whole genome shotgun sequence. It encodes these proteins:
- the LOC129260742 gene encoding phenolphthiocerol/phthiocerol polyketide synthase subunit C-like, with amino-acid sequence MDESWKGATGGRSRSGTFRGAFSLSRGARLTKTVSQEITGKKYKPGNMSTIDDPTMPIEKKVAIVGIGCRYANGINGVRKFWEMLAKGMDCTTQPPSDRFDSSFFLFPGSKIQGKMYNKCAGYLSQNPEHFDRQFFRISPEEANHLDPQIRMLLEVVWESLQDAGIPAHTARGSKTGVYMGVTASEYGVLIGMPNDNINQYTNSGTNSCMTANRVSYEFDFRGPSFTVDTACSSSLYSVYLACEALKNGQCEMAVAGGVNVSLLPITSIGFCQAGMLSPDGKCKSFDKSADGYARGEGVGAVILKPLQRAIDDGDRIYGVIRGGAIANDGRTPGIALPSYDGQVSLIETAYKNANTSPEEVVYVEAHGTGTQIGDRTEASAIGEAMGLNRKVEQPPLYIGSVKSNFGHSEGAAGIAGVIKSALCLYHEQIPKVVHFRSGNESVDFENLNIRVPGELTRWPKSTKRLVGCSSFGFGGANAHIVLEGYQQGNSRNERSYSHHGSNERDSGKPSILFVSAASKDALKQHLEEWGNYLSEVIGNDTRSYNNALYTAAVRCTHHQFRMGIIARSPRDATEQVRLKLDQDPRVSYNVIEGKAPEAHLSVHRLVFVFSGMGSQWWAMARQLMDDEIHFRNIIKRIDKILLKCGAKWSLIHLLTKEADREKINQTEIAQPCICAVQIGLAEFYRIRGITPDAIVGHSVGEVAAAHAAGLLALEDAIRLIYTRGRQLRKTSGMGSMVAILHSAEEIQTRLESSEYVSVIDVAAINSPSQIVLSGDKESLAAFSENLRREGIRCVTLKVNNAFHSYQQEEIRKDFLKKVKFLDAAAARENFNMIPVVPLISTVSNQYLDRDQVNSAAYWWKNVRQPVQFKMAIEKLLQDGYNCFLEISPHPVLSPAIRDTLGTSVMNNSNVFVTGSLRRPSDTREVADDRVNLLRSMAKLHVEGYPFDLHHLFQDGPYKVMSLPSYPWQRVLCSATTKKSHKMFRFPIQCHPLLGKQQHLSHFSGENSPKVWRSKFSKSTVPWLRDHKLQGNIVIPAAAHTETMLAAAREVYPDSDVVTLRDVKFDRFVFASELEGVLEISLETRSREALFALRSFNQTDRSWTLHSKSSIDAPGKVRSSIHQIEEGFHSVKLATDDIRRKCPYETDQQEFYARLWRGGFHLGETFKCINTAYFSHDYNEALLYASVPEALEREFKLYNFHPALFDSVFQGFGICQMFQEQEKARTANSNFRTWFQVPRSVRKVHVKGKAPTQMAFHVKMTKENGVTYGDAVVADATNQRVFAQVDSMMFENVHSNEPEERVQLWRREWVPFHIEVDDSALRVPQKVQPPTRPLSAIGSEAPGAIIIIKDKQGVSMELKRRMEVESVVSVLDPRILIDCDERFRRVLRSLGMVTDLILLSTLDVKQFGSIGGISKQSFEESQTMTALSPISLYRAVSRHDTKPKPRLWVITRGAHSVMDVDVVDPMMAPAGSFGLTLMHEDPEFPVVTVDLPSLQEPEESAHWLYQYMKSAPNEENYVALRRKVPAPAGDDPKELAFEAQAMRIVMQPQSSFSAPTLSTNWQVDLNESLKQKRLTVKQSHEMQTKTPDNELAIKVTAFSVQQLVDANDRKVGCGYLYAGKILSCSEEVQVMFRMRTNVLGFRTGGQITASLHAKTSDLIPIPANLTPIEAINIVRDYLPAFVAFHDTLKLTENGTVIVCLSSLSDRVGLATTHLALEQGATVFIHVESDDGNILPVEKLLGILGDSRVVITSNENFNTLINDFSVDVLLFAGELPHDTGSLKRLVGKLRPFGTIVQIHGRDAVGGDSRISNLPPNIYFLSIDMALGRFEDMRARMQDAMSRLLHLFSVHNGFQALKSLTVPTAPISKLARSPHASLEEITVNIDEDSIPATLNFDDIHFTANPKSSFLVTGGSKGFGLSMVEWLVKCGARHVYVISRNTPEEETILKFKSFRDSGARITHLKVDMGREHEVEKALMAIKDNEDQPLEGIFHCATVYNDAILRHMTTEAWNDVMIPKAYGALILHQLTTKLGFPIKYFVMMSSIVEMIGNEGQGSYCAANSFLSALCSMRRKIGLPATVICPGVINTHGFAAREGFVKRWENVGLGSLPPSEILKGLGCILATDYPELGLTGAVDRREYARAFSVMLSHHFSEPGGTFSILKALFPNRDTFLAADNDIRMRIRLLTPTEAKGVIFQTLSTHLVERLGLSGEVSQDATPMSLGLDSHMSTELSSVIHENFGVTLTAMELLNDSLTLGSLTDTIYERVLSCNDEGEEESTQITPALNIRSELWYRIEDNLDTPAAQLICFPSVGGGPTMFLPWKSHLAEYDIQMITTQLPGWERREHERPLHNINEIVSKLAEALMPRLLHGRFAFFGHSLGGLIAFELAHYLWKNFNVYPAHLFISAWYAPTLPYPHPEELEVTGDVYRKMQRILTSHLDSSRTPLPDAMPIKFSFLDQSVMNNVRLMTRLIPSIEAAIITCKKYRFRHKDKLPCQLTVFGGKSDPFVNPSLLDDWNKQITPESRFRKVLYPGKHMYILSSSKHLMKEIMIAMRVMQTNQPAPATPPPIPVADVRPLSASPTIASAPPDPTEPEHKPIPKPRKTSFS